A single Oryza brachyantha chromosome 8, ObraRS2, whole genome shotgun sequence DNA region contains:
- the LOC102721388 gene encoding uncharacterized protein LOC102721388 yields the protein MNSLDQHVIEMASLLAQELRDGLAGMNSSTERADGESAPPPIVIDRVADMTRNVDKQEYVPHHVSIGPYSRRVHPALARDADKMVRLQEVISAAADYSAAPLRLEDCVVELARMEHSVRSCYKHRFDVPGKEFLRWLLLDACYILVGFGDVVVKRRRPDGEEHTAEAVNGVLPGRSHVGGRHKRLFLHRLLHILRQLGGIVRRRPDEPTAPSVEMKASAVHRRETVEVVRDVFYLAENQIPFIVVDRIYQMAFPDSRTPALDAFARCAHGLLGKYSIATPTKVEEPERSPEPANLLHLLHMHFRPTVLARPTGSQGGGGGMAVGRWRTALDYYFAGVTFKKRPLNHGGEGAAVSILDVKVSGSGGTLEVPQLSIDAETWRLFRNLMALEQSNPVAAGSHVTAYCVFMSQLASTAADVELLSRRGVIVHGLGNHSEVAGHFANLCKGAVFEPDDAEQNYLRPVCQKLEKRFRSRLRRWMAWLRKKYFANPWLAVGLVAAVVGLVCTVVQAVYSVLSYKK from the exons ATGAACTCGCTAG ATCAACATGTCATCGAAATGGCTTCCCTATTGGCGCAAGAACTGCGCGATGGACTCGCCGGCATGAACTCGTCGACGGAGCGGGCTGACGGCGaatctgctccgccgccgatcgTCATCGACAGGGTCGCCGACATGACCCGCAACGTCGACAAGCAGGAGTACGTGCCGCACCACGTCTCCATCGGGCCGTACAGCCGTCGCGTCCACCCTGCCCTCGCCAGGGACGCCGACAAGATGGTTCGACTTCAGGAGGtcatctcggcggcggccgactaCTCGGCCGCGCCGCTGAGGCTGGAGGACTGCGTCGTCGAGCTTGCGCGCATGGAGCACAGCGTGAGGAGCTGCTATAAGCATCGGTTCGATGTACCGGGCAAGGAGTTCCTGCGTTGGCTGCTGCTCGACGCCTGCTACATCCTCGTCGGCttcggcgacgtcgtcgtcaaGCGCCGCCGACCCGACGGGGAGGAGCACACGGCGGAAGCGGTAAATGGCGTCCTGCCAGGACGGAGCCACGTGGGCGGACGCCATAAGCGTTTGTTCCTGCACCGGCTGCTGCACATCCTCCGCCAACTCGGCGGCATCGTACGGCGTCGCCCCGATGAGCCCACGGCGCCGTCCGTGGAGATGAAAGCATCCGCCGTCCACCGGCGGGAGACCGTCGAGGTGGTCCGCGACGTGTTCTACCTTGCAGAGAACCAGATTCCCTTCATTGTCGTGGACAGGATCTACCAGATGGCCTTCCCGGACAGCAGAACTCCGGCGTTGGACGCCTTCGCGAGGTGCGCACATGGTCTCTTGGGGAAATACTCGATCGCGACGCCGACCAAGGTGGAAGAACCGGAACGGTCGCCGGAGCCGGCCAATCTTCTGCACCTGCTGCACATGCACTTCAGGCCTACCGTACTCGCGCGCCCAACGGGCAGTcagggtggtggcggcggtatGGCCGTCGGCCGCTGGCGCACGGCACTGGATTACTACTTCGCCGGCGTAACGTTCAAGAAGCGGCCTCTGAATcatggcggcgagggcgccgcCGTCAGCATCCTCGACGTGAAGGTGAGCGGCAGCGGTGGCACGCTGGAGGTGCCCCAGCTGAGCATCGACGCCGAGACGTGGCGGCTGTTCCGCAACCTGATGGCGCTGGAGCAGAGCAacccggtggcggcggggagccACGTGACGGCGTACTGCGTGTTCATGTCGCAGCtggcgagcacggcggcggacgtGGAGCTGCTGTCGCGGCGGGGGGTCATCGTGCACGGCCTCGGCAACCACAGCGAGGTCGCCGGGCACTTCGCCAACCTCTGCAAGGGTGCGGTGTTCGAGCCGGACGACGCGGAGCAAAACTACCTGAGGCCGGTGTgccagaagctggagaagcggTTCCGCAGCCGGCTGCGGCGGTGGATGGCGTGGCTGAGGAAGAAGTACTTCGCCAACCCTTGGCTGGCCGTCGGCC